One genomic window of Streptomonospora nanhaiensis includes the following:
- a CDS encoding zinc-dependent dehydrogenase — MLVARFYAPGDIRLEDAPEPQAGPGELKIRVRNCSTCGTDVKIHRHGHHHIVPPRVIGHEIAGEVVAAGAGVTGWAEGDRVQVIAAIPCGRCDYCGRGWQTICPNQESMGYHYDGGFAEYMVIPEKVLAVDGVNRIPEGVSFAEASVAEPLACVLNGQEIAGVGEGDTVVVVGAGPIGCMHVRMARARGARQVFLVELNRGRLDMSANVVHPDAAIAGSEVDAVEEVLRLTEGRGADVVITAAASGKAQKDALQMVSRRGRISFFGGLPKDNPIISLDSNVVHYREVTIVGANGSSPAHNRRALELVASGAVPVADLITERLPLADVPKAIETVASGSAIKVTIEP; from the coding sequence ATGTTGGTCGCCCGCTTCTACGCGCCCGGCGACATCCGTCTGGAAGACGCGCCCGAGCCCCAGGCCGGCCCCGGCGAGCTGAAGATCCGGGTCCGCAACTGCTCCACCTGCGGCACGGACGTCAAGATCCACCGGCACGGCCACCACCACATCGTGCCCCCGCGCGTCATCGGCCACGAGATCGCGGGCGAGGTCGTGGCCGCGGGCGCGGGCGTCACCGGGTGGGCCGAGGGCGACCGGGTGCAGGTGATCGCCGCGATCCCGTGCGGCCGGTGCGACTACTGCGGGCGGGGCTGGCAGACGATCTGCCCCAACCAGGAGTCGATGGGCTACCACTACGACGGCGGGTTCGCCGAGTACATGGTCATCCCGGAGAAGGTCCTGGCCGTCGACGGGGTGAACCGGATCCCCGAGGGAGTCTCGTTCGCCGAGGCGTCGGTGGCCGAGCCGCTGGCGTGCGTGCTCAACGGCCAGGAGATCGCGGGCGTGGGCGAGGGCGACACCGTGGTGGTCGTCGGCGCGGGCCCGATCGGCTGCATGCACGTGCGCATGGCCCGCGCGCGGGGCGCCCGGCAGGTGTTCCTGGTCGAGCTGAACCGGGGCCGGCTGGACATGTCCGCCAACGTGGTGCACCCTGACGCCGCCATCGCCGGCTCCGAGGTCGACGCGGTGGAGGAGGTCCTGCGGCTGACCGAGGGCCGCGGCGCCGACGTGGTGATCACCGCCGCCGCCTCGGGCAAGGCCCAGAAGGACGCGTTGCAGATGGTGTCGCGGCGGGGCCGCATCAGCTTCTTCGGCGGGCTGCCCAAGGACAACCCGATCATCTCGCTGGACTCCAACGTGGTCCACTACCGCGAGGTGACGATCGTGGGCGCCAACGGGTCGAGCCCGGCGCACAACCGGCGCGCGCTGGAGCTGGTGGCCTCGGGCGCGGTGCCGGTGGCCGACCTCATCACCGAGCGGCTGCCGCTGGCCGACGTCCCCAAGGCGATCGAGACGGTGGCCTCGGGCAGCGCCATCAAGGTGACGATCGAGCCCTAG
- a CDS encoding PTS sugar transporter subunit IIA: protein MPTDLRIGPEAVRLGRTAADKSDAVDQCGRLLLQLGAVEAAYLPTMHERERSMPTYIGEGVAIPHGTDAARALVKRTALAVVQFPEGVDWDGNQAFLAIGIAANGDEHTGVLAALARILSDPEKAAELRGARDVQTVVELLSPMGAEPAA, encoded by the coding sequence TTGCCGACTGACCTGCGCATCGGCCCCGAGGCGGTGCGGCTGGGCCGCACCGCCGCCGACAAGTCCGACGCCGTCGACCAGTGCGGCCGGCTGCTGCTGCAGCTGGGCGCCGTGGAGGCGGCCTACCTGCCCACCATGCACGAGCGCGAGCGCTCCATGCCGACCTACATCGGCGAGGGCGTGGCCATCCCGCACGGCACCGACGCCGCGCGGGCGCTGGTCAAGCGCACGGCCCTGGCCGTCGTGCAGTTCCCCGAGGGCGTGGACTGGGACGGCAACCAGGCGTTCCTGGCGATCGGGATCGCCGCCAACGGCGACGAGCACACCGGTGTCCTCGCGGCGCTGGCCCGGATTCTGTCCGACCCCGAGAAGGCGGCGGAGCTGCGGGGGGCCCGCGACGTGCAGACCGTGGTGGAGCTGCTGAGCCCGATGGGCGCCGAGCCCGCGGCCTGA